The Toxoplasma gondii ME49 chromosome XII, whole genome shotgun sequence genome includes a region encoding these proteins:
- a CDS encoding Toxoplasma gondii family A protein (encoded by transcript TGME49_278100~Signal peptide predicted by SignalP 2.0 HMM (probability 0.818) with cleavage site probability 0.432 at residue 23), with translation MESVVLRAIWLTVLIGGMLPCIASEITEPTMTTNPDFTVTIPKGGLPQDVEEVFFLQPSQILRVIDETGKAVYMPQAITDSVDASQGSRTDADVASSESYSAAYAFVNGKCDFTTEIQYKEAFPDYTAPLWVRTVYTVPKTEAAPSETAANFTLTNPPAEYLNESVSFCVRFKTLLASGSTSSTTTTTGATPTSETGVGTPSSKPSKPTVPPEGSSHSGGSSDPQVEFPNDNPNVGGDDNHSDDQGEGHVTEPVTPSPGNKPSTGQEQGIDVVAPPEGQNHAEDNISENGNSKGDAEVTDQDTLNKDGVEGDKTVKENRNPQARRLSGTGSPKEAYVTIVLHSAAWGLAGGVEIISVYMVSITAALSFIF, from the coding sequence ATGGAATCCGTTGTGCTCCGAGCCATCTGGCTCACCGTCCTCATAGGCGGAATGCTGCCTTGCATCGCATCCGAGATAACTGAACCAACGATGACCACAAATCCGGATTTCACGGTCACAATCCCCAAAGGCGGACTTCCTCAGGATGTCGAGgaagttttttttctccagccGTCTCAGATCCTCCGTGTCATCgacgagacagggaaagCCGTCTACATGCCCCAGGCGATCACTGACTCGGTTGATGCTTCTCAGGGATCCCGCACTGACGCTGAcgttgcttcttctgagTCGTATTCCGCCGCGTACGCATTCGTGAATGGAAAATGCGACTTTACGACGGAGATCCAGTACAAAGAAGCATTTCCTGACTACACGGCGCCATTATGGGTTCGTACTGTCTATACTGTCCcgaagacagaagcagccCCTTCGGAGACGGCTGCGAACTTCACGTTGACGAATCCTCCTGCAGAGTATTTGAACGAGTCTGTGAGTTTCTGCGTGAGATTCAAGACATTGTTGGCGTCTGGATCAACCTCGTCAACGACTACAACGACAGGGGCGACACCGACGTCGGAAACTGGAGTTGGGACCCCAAGTTCAAAGCCATCCAAGCCTACTGTCCCCCCTGAAGGCTCGTCACACTCTGGTGGATCAAGCGATCCCCAGGTGGAATTCCCGAATGATAATCCGAATGTAGGAGGGGATGACAACCACTCGGATGACCAAGGAGAAGGACATGTGACCGAGCCCGTCACACCATCTCCAGGAAATAAACCAAGTACGGGACAGGAGCAAGGAATAGACGTGGTGGCGCCTCCTGAAGGGCAAAACCACGCAGAAGATAACATATCTGAAAATGGAAACAGCAAGGGGGATGCTGAGGTAACAGATCAAGACACACTCAATAAAGACGGTGTGGAAGGTGACAAAACTGTCAAAGAAAATAGGAACCCACAGGCGAGGAGGCTTTCTGGAACGGGCAGCCCGAAAGAGGCATATGTGACAATCGTTCTGCATTCTGCTGCGTGGGGCCTGGCAGGCGGAGTGGAAATAATCTCAGTTTATATGGTTTCCATTACAGCTGCACTGTCGTTCATTTTCTAG
- a CDS encoding Toxoplasma gondii family A protein (encoded by transcript TGME49_278090~Signal peptide predicted by SignalP 2.0 HMM (probability 0.637) with cleavage site probability 0.337 at residue 23), with product MESVVLRAIWLTVLIGGMLPCIASEITEPTMTTNPDFTVTIPKGGLPQDVEEVFFLQPSQILRVIDETTKAVYMPQKNTESERSSQETRATPEAPSTEIYSTAYAFVNGECDFKKEIEYKEAFLGYATPLWVRTASGAPEARGSSSAAVVTYTLTNPPAAYLSQSVSFCVRFKTSLASGTSSPTTTSTTATTSLEDVSKPPASTPVNPDSPPTPPQSSDDQDTGDEAPEENPDEGEEPQSHSGTSGTVTVPTTPSSGLTSPGASGQSTDSSGTGKADGTTTPPTIQNEESMGGSVTSPENTIRGEPTVSEPTNTEPSQNSVTPSSKPGHLQDGVHDNKVTEFEDSKPQNEKANEHESELAGRGSGGSFTAEQDEHGHEDVVSGPKDTAATEALGKVENVESAEQQEGKQSNKGALASGTPTADEKAPVRRLSGTSTTKEAYLTIVVHSSAWGLVGRVGAISVYVLFITAALSFTV from the coding sequence ATGGAATCCGTTGTGCTCCGAGCCATCTGGCTCACCGTCCTCATAGGCGGAATGCTGCCTTGCATCGCATCCGAGATAACTGAACCAACGATGACCACAAATCCGGATTTCACGGTCACGATCCCCAAAGGCGGACTTCCTCAGGATGTCGAGgaagtcttttttctccagccGTCTCAGATCCTTCGTGTCATTGACGAAACGACCAAAGCCGTCTACATGCCCCAGAAGAACACTGAGTCTGAAAGGTCTTCTCAGGAAACCCGCGCTACCCCGGAAGCTCCTTCGACAGAAATCTACAGCACCGCGTACGCATTCGTCAATGGGGAGTGCGACTTCAAAAAGGAGATCGAGTACAAGGAAGCGTTTCTCGGGTACGCGACGCCATTGTGGGTTCGTACTGCTTCGGGTGCaccggaggcgagaggatCCTCGTCGGCGGCGGTTGTGACTTACACATTGACGAACCCTCCTGCAGCGTATTTGAGCCAGTCTGTGAGTTTCTGCGTGAGATTCAAGACATCCCTAGCTTCAGGAACAAGCTCGCCTACCACTACATCAACCACTGCGACGACGTCATTAGAAGACGTGTCAAAACCTCCCGCGTCAACACCAGTGAATCCTGATTCCCCTCCGACTCCCCCACAATCATCCGATGATCAAGACACTGGTGATGAGGCTCCAGAAGAAAACCCtgatgaaggagaagagcccCAATCACACAGCGGAACAAGCGGAACAGTTACTGTGCCCACCACCCCGAGTTCGGGGTTGACGTCACCTGGGGCGTCAGGGCAGTCCACAGACTCGTCAGGGACTGGTAAAGCAGATGGCACCACGACACCTCCCACAATACAAAACGAAGAGAGCATGGGAGGTTCGGTTACATCACCCGAAAACACAATCAGAGGTGAACCTACAGTGTCAGAGCCTACAAACACAGAACCTTCCCAGAATAGCGTGACACCGTCTAGCAAGCCAGGCCATCTCCAGGATGGTGTCCACGATAACAAGGTTACTGAATTCGAAGACTCCAAGCCACAAAATGAGAAAGCAAATGAACATGAGAGTGAGCTCGCCGGACGTGGGTCTGGGGGATCTTTTACTGCAGAGCAAGACGAACACGGACACGAAGACGTCGTCAGTGGGCCGAAAGACACAGCTGCTACTGAGGCACTCGGAAAAGTGGAGAACGTAGAAAGTGCTGAGCAGCAGGAGGGAAAACAGAGCAACAAAGGTGCTCTTGCTTCTGGGACCCCTACAGCAGATGAAAAGGCGCCCGTGAGGCGGCTGTCTGGAACAAGCACTACGAAAGAGGCATACTTGACTATCGTCGTACATTCTTCTGCGTGGGGCTTGGTAGGCAGAGTGGGAGCAATCTCGGTTTATGTGCTGTTCATTACAGCTGCCCTGTCGTTCACAGTCTAG
- a CDS encoding Toxoplasma gondii family A protein (encoded by transcript TGME49_278080~Signal peptide predicted by SignalP 2.0 HMM (probability 0.942) with cleavage site probability 0.807 at residue 24) has protein sequence MKAVALRGFWLTILLGVFIPRTASKSSGLTSAAPDFTVTIPKEGLPADRQEVFSLRPSGILRVIDETGEAVYMPQATADSDSSSVDPSKETLKASDAVSTQTYGDAYAFVNGKCDFRETIKYKDTFAGYTAPLWVRVTSDASMTPETSSSAVVNYTFTNPPKEYLSEVVSFCVIFKTRLASGSTSSSPAVTKPTEPSGAAPQSTSATLSVPAAEQNTSQHYGDSGTGHESVPEGKPDLGKDDKVNKEIHGPKGGPGPTGPVVPLQKEPGQSPDTPGPLTPHDGTASPKRKTEEDNGKSGVAPKQPVPVKPAATKPSTTRHPYASESPSDRAAHPADDDRGYSISGSKYHKQGGDEKSVRDSEVAATGPGEHLHVEQDRRKGDDVAHNAEEEAASEAASKGGSMVNDEVQGGKLGNDDHPESAETSLQGGHRNILQEEHVDSKDPAEIEKAHTRRLSDTVTPESAHLTIVIHSAAWGLAGGRAAIPAFVLSCAAALFSTL, from the coding sequence ATGAAGGCTGTTGCACTCAGAGGCTTTTGGCTCACCATCCTCCTGGGAGTCTTCATACCGCGCACCGCATCTAAATCAAGTGGGCTGACCTCCGCTGCTCCGGATTTCACCGTCACAATTCCCAAAGAAGGACTTCCAGCCGATCGTCAGGAAGTCTTCTCCCTCCGGCCGTCTGGGATTCTTCGTGTCATCGACGAGACAGGTGAAGCCGTCTATATGCCCCAGGCGACCGCTGACTctgactcttcttctgtggatCCCTCTAAAGAGACGCTCAAAGCCTCTGACGCGGTTTCAACACAAACCTATGGTGACGCGTACGCATTCGTGAACGGAAAATGCGACTTCAGGGAGACAATCAAGTACAAAGACACATTTGCCGGGTACACAGCGCCATTGTGGGTTCGTGTTACCTCTGATGCGTCGATGACACCAGAAACGTCGTCGAGCGCGGTTGTCAACTACACATTCACGAATCCTCCTAAAGAGTATTTGAGTGAGGTGGTGAGTTTCTGCGTGATTTTCAAGACACGCTTGGCTTCTGGATCAACATCGTCATCGCCTGCAGTGACAAAGCCGACGGAGCCATCAGGCGCGGCGCCACAGTCCACCAGCGCCACGCTATCAGTGCCTGCAGCAGAACAGAATACATCGCAACATTATGGTGATTCAGGAACTGGTCATGAATCAGTTCCCGAAGGGAAACCTGATCTTGGAAAAGATGACAAAGTGAATAAGGAGATACATGGACCGAAGGGTGGACCCGGTCCGACGGGTCCAGTGGTTCCCCTACAAAAGGAACCGGGGCAATCCCCAGACACGCCGGGCCCTCTTACCCCACACGACGGCACGGCATCTcccaagagaaaaacagaggaggaCAACGGAAAGTCTGGAGTAGCACCAAAACAACCAGTCCCCGTAAAACCTGCTGCTACAAAGCCATCAACCACAAGACATCCCTATGCTAGCGAATCACCCTCTGACAGAGCAGCCCACCCTGCGGACGACGATCGCGGCTATAGCATTAGTGGAAGCAAATACCATAAGCAAGGTGGTGACGAAAAAAGTGTACGCGACAGTGAAGTCGCCGCGACAGGTCCTGGGGAGCATTTGCATGTGGAGCAGGACAGACGCAAGGGCGACGACGTCGCACATAAcgctgaagaggaagcagcctCTGAGGCAGCCAGTAAGGGAGGGAGCATGGTAAACGATGAGGTACAAGGGGGAAAGCTGGGCAACGACGACCACCCTGAATCTGCAGAGACGAGTTTGCAGGGGGGACACAGAAACATACTCCAGGAAGAACACGTTGATTCTAAGGATCCGGCTGAAATCGAGAAGGCACACACGAGGAGGCTTTCTGACACAGTCACTCCGGAAAGTGCACACCTGACCATCGTCATACACTCTGCTGCGTGGGGTCTTGCAGGTGGGCGGGCAGCAATCCCGGCtttcgttctttcctgtGCAGCTGCACTGTTCTCCACATTGTAG
- a CDS encoding Toxoplasma gondii family A protein (encoded by transcript TGME49_278070) codes for MIFSTGQKRDRNFPRDTYSKTRLHNPALCMCLVLSLRRCVVNRESVTIRALRLTILSSGLLPYISSDTSGIVTGDANITVTISKGGLPQDVEEVFFLQPSQILRVIDETGKAVYMPQAITDSVDASQGSRTDADVASSESYSAAYAFVNGKCDFTTEIQYKEAFPDYTAPLWVRTVYTVPKTEAAPSETAANFTLTNPPAEYLNESVSF; via the coding sequence ATGATCTTTTCAACGGGTCAAAAACGTGACAGGAATTTTCCTCGGGATACATACTCCAAAACCCGTTTGCACAATCCAGCCCTCTGCATGTGCCTAGTTCTTTCCTTACGCCGCTGCGTTGTAAACAGGGAATCGGTGACAATCAGAGCTCTTCGACTCACAATCCTCTCCAGTGGACTCCTGCCTTACATCTCGTCTGACACAAGTGGAATAGTGACAGGTGATGCGAACATCACGGTCACGATCTCCAAAGGCGGACTTCCTCAGGATGTCGAGgaagttttttttctccagccGTCTCAGATCCTCCGTGTCATCgacgagacagggaaagCCGTCTACATGCCCCAGGCGATCACTGACTCGGTTGATGCTTCTCAGGGATCCCGCACTGACGCTGAcgttgcttcttctgagTCGTATTCCGCCGCGTACGCATTCGTGAATGGAAAATGCGACTTTACGACGGAGATCCAGTACAAAGAAGCATTTCCTGACTACACGGCGCCATTATGGGTTCGTACTGTCTATACTGTCCcgaagacagaagcagccCCTTCGGAGACGGCTGCGAACTTCACGTTGACGAATCCTCCTGCAGAGTATTTGAACGAGTCTGTGAGTTTCTGA